A region from the Panicum hallii strain FIL2 chromosome 1, PHallii_v3.1, whole genome shotgun sequence genome encodes:
- the LOC112894411 gene encoding transcription factor MYB93-like, protein MGRSPCCDENGLKKGPWTPEEDQKLMEYIQKHGHGSWRALPKLAGLNRCGKSCRLRWTNYLRPDIKRGKFTEEEEQTILRFHSVLGNKWSAIAKHLPGRTDNEIKNFWNTHLKKKLIQMGFDPMTHRPRTDFFAALPQLIALANLRQLVEQRPWDDHAARLQVEAVQAAKLQCLQNLIQSAASIATSPSSSSINTIPDLEQIGLLSPPQMSSLSSLPSPNFLESISGQDIVAGQLPDIQIPSSFFEQPTSNDANQNSDFTPKSSVEGENGTPKTLLLSENSLPPLTDFPISNLGDACSASSCDGSSIQFTSWPELFDEQFLSEFV, encoded by the exons ATGGGAAGGTCTCCTTGCTGTGATGAGAACGGCCTCAAGAAGGGCCCATGGACCCCTGAAGAAGACCAGAAGCTCATGGAGTACATCCAGAAGCACGGCCATGGGAGCTGGAGAGCACTGCCGAAGCTTGCAG GACTCAACAGGTGTGGCAAGAGTTGCAGGCTGAGATGGACCAACTACCTGAGGCCAGACATCAAGAGAGGGAAGTTCACCGAAGAGGAAGAACAAACCATCCTCCGGTTCCACTCCGTCCTTGGCAACAA GTGGTCAGCCATCGCGAAGCACCTCCCGGGGCGGACGGACAACGAGATCAAGAATTTCTGGAACACTCACCTGAAGAAGAAGCTGATCCAGATGGGCTTCGACCCGATGACGCACAGGCCAAGAACAGACTTCTTTGCTGCGCTGCCTCAACTCATTGCGCTGGCCAACCTCCGCCAGCTTGTGGAGCAGCGGCCATGGGACGACCACGCCGCCAGGTTGCAGGTTGAGGCGGTCCAGGCTGCAAAGCTCCAGTGCCTCCAGAACCTGATCCAGTCTGCAGCATCCATTGCAACTAGTCCCAGTTCCAGCAGCATCAACACCATCCCCGACCTGGAGCAAATTGGCCTCCTGAGTCCTCCGCAGATGTCTTCCTTGTCTTCGTTGCCTTCTCCAAATTTCCTAGAGAGTATCAGTGGCCAGGACATAGTAGCTGGACAACTGCCTGACATCCAAATTCCTAGCTCTTTCTTTGAGCAGCCCACCAGCAACGATGCAAACCAGAACTCGGACTTCACTCCGAAGAGTAGTGTTGAGGGGGAGAATGGAACCCCTAAAACGCTGCTGCTGTCAGAAAACTCCCTTCCGCCGCTCACCGACTTCCCCATTTCCAACCTCGGCGATGCTTGCAGCGCTTCAAGCTGTGATGGTAGCAGCATTCAATTCACAAGTTGGCCTGAGTTGTTTGATGAACAGTTCTTGAGCGAGTTTGTATGA
- the LOC112900715 gene encoding outer envelope protein 64, mitochondrial-like — translation MASSAQSGGAGGGGTMTSNPRVWIVAGIAVAGVIVLAEAARRRRRWLRGKSSAPPDAGAFCDRFELSPPPQPPPPAARHLLSGLTFAASDNFEIEGYVAGFGNPDWKMTHEAPRHTAVTVTMLLKQGGTCIGRTVMDELGFGVTGENLHCGTPTNPAFPSLVPGGSCSGAAVAVAAQLANFALGTDTIGDVRIPASFCGLISFRPSYGVVSTLGTIPNSQSLDTIGWFARDPSVLHRVGEALLPATAGGLKQRRQFVFADDCFQLLKVSNQKTVHAIKNAVQTLPGYQPPKHINIGQYLYSHVPSLKEFCEPATKLQEGMSALKALSTVMLLLQRYEFKASHENWVNTVKPKLGLDISTRVLRAVNFAHDNIKSLYAIRNELRAALKNLLKDTGILVLPTTAGYPLKRNSKERLSSGFEDRMYKFVGIAALSGCCEVTIPLANLDHHVSLSFVAAHGSDKSLLCTILDTYSLIQEQVVLASKLATAPVTNGDLNVDVDVDASELLKEKGNSAFKRRQWSKAVQFYSEAISLSDTNATYYCNRAAAYLELGSFKQAEADCDRALLLDRKNVKAYLRRGFAREVTLNYKEALQDFQHALALEPQNKRALAAERRLQKHLPFLHGLALFPAPATMETQQPMQQLRTPMDPLASLASSFFSVFSPLLSSSAQQQQQQGSTFLLLPLPVAAARALTVLRRLLLLATQAFISLFFMFLSALVPAPPPQPPALAPTLPRMEPGSPGGDSCVGRALAHVLSVASRLPVASRKYELVRGLAERLLDDNVRAGGARVGAVNRAALAGAFARTLRQLESAAGGEWPGMELAVRAVRTGMRWWRPTAASSLDEGFGGPAAEKLAAELLWLGQKMAECGAAREAVVQFGDAARLGSRALVADPALQVSLLRLAGPRSLTMFLFKHANSREFEQSTGGKEDKGAVAEQRMAMLRSWLPLLCRGSTGTDAPVLTGRERAEMVVVLEDLIDKLSWEQREEVLSLWLHHFAACPDTDWPNLESCYTRWYAESRRLLA, via the exons ATGGCCTCCTCGGCGCAATCGGGCGGCGCCGGAGGCGGCGGGACGATGACCTCCAACCCCCGCGTCTGGATCGTTGCAGGGATCGCAGTCGCCGGCGTCAtcgtcctcgcggaggcggcgcggcgccgcAGGCGGTGGCTGCGGGGCAAGTCCAGCGCGCCGCCCGACGCTGGAGCCTTCTGCGACCGCTTCGagctctcccctccgccgcagccgccgcctcccgccgcgCGCCACCTGCTCTCGGGCCTAACCTTCGCCGCCAGTGACAA CTTCGAGATCGAGGGCTATGTAGCTGGGTTTGGAAACCCGGACTGGAAGATGACTCATGAGGCGCCGAGGCACACAGCAGTGACTGTCACAATGCTGCTGAAGCAGGGGGGCACCTGCATCGGAAGGACAGTCATGGATGAACTCGGCTTTGG TGTCACTGGAGAAAATTTGCACTGTGGAACACCAACCAACCCTGCTTTTCCATCACTTGTCCCTGGTGGATCATGCAGTGGAGCAGCTGTGGCAGTTGCTGCACAACTTGCCAACTTTGCTCTTG GTACCGATACAATTGGTGATGTAAGAATTCCAGCTTCTTTCTGTGGGTTAATCAGTTTTAGGCCTTCTTATGGTGTTGTATCTACTCTTGGGACCATACCAAATTCACAAAGTCTAGATACAATCG GATGGTTTGCGCGAGATCCAAGTGTTCTGCATCGTGTCGGAGAAGCTCTATTACCAGCTACTGCAGGTGGACTTAAGCAAAGAAGGCAATTTGTTTTTGCCGATGATTGCTTTCAGCTGCTAAAGGTCTCTAACCAGAAAACTGTGCATGCCATAAAAAATGCTGTCCAGACATTACCCGGAT ATCAGCCACCTAAACACATCAATATCGGCCAATATCTTTATTCACATGTACCTAGCTTGAAGGAGTTCTGCGAACCTGCTACAAAGTTACAAGAAGGAATGTCAGCCTTGAAAGCGCTCTCCACAGTGATGCTGTTGCTGCAAAG ATATGAGTTTAAGGCAAGTCACGAGAATTGGGTTAACACTGTTAAACCTAAGCTTGGCCTTGATATCTCTACTCGCGTACTACGAGCTGTGAATTTTGCACATGATAACATCAAATCTTTGTACGCAATAAGAAATGAATTGCGGGCGGCACTCAAGAATCTTCTAAAG GATACCGGAATTTTAGTTCTACCAACCACAGCTGGATATCCTCTGAAGAGAAACTCTAAAGAAAGACTATCATCTGGATTTGAGGATAGAATGTACAAATTTGTAGGCATTGCTGCACTTTCTGGCTGTTGTGAG GTCACTATTCCATTGGCAAATCTGGATCACCATGTCTCTCTTTCATTTGTAGCAGCACATGGATCAGATAAATCCCTCCTTTGTACTATCCTGGATACATATTCTCTTATCCAGGAACAAGTAGTTTTGGCATCCAAGTTGGCAACGGCACCAGTAACCAATGGTGACCTTAATGTTGATGTTGATGTCGATGCATCAGAATTGCTGAAAGAAAAG GGAAATAGTGCTTTCAAAAGAAGACAGTGGAGCAAGGCGGTTCAGTTTTATTCAGAGGCCATCAGTTTGAGTGACACAAATGCAACATATTACTGCAATAGAGCAGCTGCTTATCTGGAACTGGGGAG TTTTAAACAAGCTGAAGCAGATTGTGACCGGGCCTTACTGTTGGATAGAAAG AATGTTAAAGCATATCTACGGCGAGGTTTTGCAAGGGAAGTAACTTTGAATTACAAAGAAGCTCTTCAAG ATTTCCAGCATGCTTTGGCTTTGGAACCACAGAACAAAAGAGCTCTTGCAGCAGAGAGAAGGCTGCAAAAAC ATCTTCCATTCCTCCACGGACTTGCTCTCTTCCCTGCACCGGCAACCATGGAGACGCAGCAGCCCATGCAGCAGCTCCGGACGCCGATGGACCCGCTGGCGTCGCTCGCCTCGAGCTTCTTCTCGGTTTTCTCGCCGCTGCTGTCGTCGtcggcgcagcagcagcagcagcagggctCCACGTTCCTGCTCCTGCCGCTCCCcgtcgcggcggcgcgcgcgctaACCGTGCTCCGCCGGCTCCTGCTGCTCGCCACGCAGGCCTTCATCTCCCTCTTCTTCATGTTCCTGTCCGCGCTcgtgcccgcgccgccgccgcagccgccggcgCTCGCGCCCACGTTGCCGCGCATGGAGCCGGGGTCCCCGGGGGGGGACTCCTGCGTGGGGCGCGCGCTCGCGCACGTCCTCTCCGTGGCGTCGAGGCTCCCCGTCGCCTCCCGCAAGTACGAGCTGGTGCGCGGCCTCGCGGAGCGGCTGCTCGACGACaacgtgcgcgcgggcggcgcgcgggtcgGCGCCGTGAACCgggccgcgctcgccggcgCGTTCGCGCGCACGCTGCGGCAGCTGGAGTCCGCCGCGGGAGGGGAGTGGCCCGGGATGGAGCTGGCCGTGCGCGCGGTGCGGACGGGGATGCGGTGGTGGAGGCCGACCGCGGCGTCGTCGCTGGACGAGGGCTTCGGCGGGCCCGCGGCCGAGAAGCTGGCCGCCGAGCTGCTGTGGCTCGGGCAGAAGATGGCCGAGTGCGGCGCGGCGCGTGAGGCCGTGGTGCAGTTCGGCGACGCCGCGAGGCTCGGGAGCCGCGCGCTCGTGGCCGATCCGGCGCTCCAGGTCTCGCTGCTCCGGCTTGCCG GTCCCCGGTCCCTTACAA TGTTTTTGTTCAAGCACGCCAACTCGAGGGAGTTCGAGCAGAGCACGGGCGGGAAGGAGGACAAGGGCGCGGTCGCCGAGCAGCGGATGGCGATGCTGCGGTCGTGGCTGCCGCTGCTGTGTCGCGGCAGCACCGGCACGGACGCGCCGGTGCTGACCGGCCGGGAACGGGCGGAGATGGTGGTCGTGCTGGAGGACCTGATCGACAAGCTCAGCTGGGAGCAGCGGGAGGAGGTCCTCTCGCTCTGGCTGCACCACTTCGCCGCCTGCCCCGACACCGACTGGCCCAACCTCGAGAGCTGCTACACGCGCTGGTACGCCGAGTCGCGCAGGCTGCTCGCGTAG
- the LOC112900704 gene encoding 5'-adenylylsulfate reductase-like 3 encodes MRAACSPPRGSPMALRQPWWTALLLPFLLAGVGPSTAASIPTDACWVPTIVESVLGTPKMCSTLDRLLGDPVGVIEGDEVTLAKAVNLLHMNKDDYIAVLFYASWCPFSQECKPNFETLASLFPTIRHFAFEESAIRPSIISRYGIHGFPTLFLLNSTMRVRYHGPRTVKSLAAFYTDVSGINASVKSTAGESIGHSLDDIEHKKDVGQENCPFWWARSPEKILQQDTYLSLATAFVILRLLYLLFPKIDSFARWAWRRHNLFANLTGAHEYFVTYLEQARQKFHRLYPSSSKRGNLQEGAMNATAWASKSLASVSIGESSAIGRTNSTSELR; translated from the exons ATGCGTGCAGCGTGCTCGCCCCCCCGCGGCAGCCCCATGGCGCTGCGACAGCCGTGGTGGACGGCGCTGCTCCTACCCTTCCTCCTCGCCGGCGTCGggccctccaccgccgcctcgatTCCTACCGATGCGTGCTGGGTCCCTACTATCGTGGAATCCGTCCTCGGGACTCCCAAGATGTGCTCGACGCTGGATCGCCTTTTGGGCGACCCGGTCGGCGTCATCGAG GGAGATGAGGTCACATTGGCAAAGGCAGTTAATCTTCTTCACATGAACAAGGATGACTATATTGCTGTCCTTTTTTATGCATCATGGTGCCCATTCTCACAAGAATGCAAACCAAATTTTGAGACATTAGCTTCCTTATTCCCAACTATTCGGCATTTTGCATTTGAGGAATCTGCAATTAGGCCAAG CATAATATCGAGATATGGAATTCATGGTTTTCCAACGCTGTTTCTCTTGAATTCAACCATGAGAGTCCGGTATCATGGACCAAGGACTGTTAAATCACTTGCTGCTTTCTACACTGATGTCTCAG GTATCAATGCTTCGGTGAAGTCAACTGCAGGGGAGTCCATCGGACATTCATTAGATGATATTGAGCATAAAAAGGATGTCGGACAGGAAAATTGCCCATTCTGGTGGGCGCGTTCGCCAGAGAAAATACTTCAGCAGGATACTTACCTGTCATTGGCAACCGCATTTGTAATCTTGAGGTTGTTGTATCTTCTTTTCCCGAAGATAGATTCCTTTGCCAGATGGGCATGGAGGAGGCACAACCTCTTTGCAAACTTGACGGGTGCACATGAATATTTCGTCACCTACCTTGAGCAAGCAAGACAGAAATTCCATAGGCTATACCCTTCAAGTTCAAAGCGGGGGAATTTGCAGGAGGGGGCAATGAACGCCACCGCTTGGGCCTCAAAATCATTAGCATCTGTATCTATTGGAGAATCAAGCGCCATCGGAAGGACAAACTCTACAAGTGAGCTAAGATGA
- the LOC112900693 gene encoding probable pectin methyltransferase QUA2 gives MSRPLYRGVSGIGGKPAAAAEEGAYYDPKEPGENGIGGAFGRGGARKRHLAAAAVRIGVLVLAAAALVGSVLWAGSLYAGRGAAARAAAAAAHRGYRRLQEQLVTDLLDIGELAGGGVRAKEAEVCPPEYENYVPCYYNVTDAVDVSDLGGGVVISYERQCTRDGRVTCLVAPPRSYRIPVRWPSGKGFIWKDNVRISGQEFSSGSLFKRMMVEEDQISFPSDAHMADGVEDYAHQIAEMIGLRNEFNFNEAGVRTVLDIECGFGTFGAHLFERDLLTMCIANYEASGSQVQITLERGIPAMIGSFATKQLPYPYLSFDMVHCAKCNIEWDKNDGIFLVEVNRLLRPDGYFVWTSNLNTHRALRDKENKKKWTAIRDSAEVLCWEMLSQQDETIVWKKTNKRDCYTSRKSGPELCGHDPESPYYQPLNPCISGTRSQRWIPIEHRTTWPSQARQNSTELDIHGVHSDVFADDASSWDSMVRNYWSLLSPLIFSDHPKRPGDEDPQPPFNMLRNVLDMNAHFGGFNAALLKAGKSVWVMNVVPTNAPNYLPLIFDRGFIGVQHDWCEAFPTYPRTYDMVHADGLLSLEKSHMHRCSTLDIFLEVDRILRPEGWVIIRDTAPRIEAARSVVAQLRWDARILDLDIASDEKLLVCQKPFLRK, from the exons ATGTCGCGCCCGCTGTACCGGGGGGTGTCGGGGATCGGCGGCAAGCCGGCCGCGGCAGCGGAGGAGGGGGCGTACTACGACCCCAAGGAGCCCGGCGAGAACGGCATTGGCGGCGCCttcgggcggggcggcgcgcggaagCGCCACCTCGCGGCCGCCGCGGTGAGGATCGGGGTCCtggtcctggcggcggcggcgctcgtggggtcCGTCTTGTGGGCGGGGTCGCTCTacgcggggcgcggcgcggcggcgcgcgcggccgcggccgccgcgcaccGGGGGTACCGCCGGCTGCAGGAGCAGCTGGTCACCGACCTGCTCGACATTGGCGAgctcgcgggcggcggcgtccgcGCCAAGGAGGCCGAGGTGTGCCCGCCCGAGTACGAGAACTACGTGCCCTGCTACTACAACGTCACGGACGCCGTCGACGTCTCGGATCTGGGAGGCGGCGTCGTCATAAGCTACGAGCGCCAGTGCACGCGCGACGGCAGGGTCACCtgcctcgtcgcgccgccgcggagctaCCGGATCCCCGTGCGGTGGCCCAGCGGCAAGGGCTTCATCTGGAAGGACAACGTGCGGATTAGCGGGCAGGAGTTCTCGTCTGGGAGCCTGTTCAAGAG GATGATGGTGGAGGAGGACCAGATCTCCTTCCCGTCGGACGCGCACATGGCCGATGGCGTGGAGGATTATGCCCATCAAATTGCCGAGATGATTGGGCTGCGGAATGAGTTCAATTTCAATGAGGCTGGG GTTAGGACAGTCCTTGACATAGAATGTGGATTTGGTACCTTTGGGGCACATCTTTTTGAGAGAGATCTCTTGACCATGTGCATTGCTAACTATGAAGCATCAGGCAGCCAAGTGCAAATTACACTAGAGAGAGGCATTCCTGCAATGATTGGTTCATTTGCAACAAAGCAGCTTCCGTATCCCTATCTTTCCTTCGATATGGTGCATTGTGCGAAGTGCAACATTGAATGGGACAAAAATG ATGGCATTTTCTTGGTTGAAGTGAACAGGCTTTTGAGGCCTGATGGATATTTTGTATGGACATCGAATTTGAATACTCATAGGGCCTTGCGTGACaaagaaaataaaaagaaatGGACAGCCATCCGTGACTCCGCTGAGgttctttgttgggagatgctGTCACAACAAGATGAAACAATTGTATGGAAAAAGACAAATAAAAGGGATTGCTACACTTCAAG GAAATCTGGGCCTGAGCTTTGTGGCCATGATCCAGAATCACCATACTACCAGCCACTAAACCCCTGCATATCAGGCACAAGAAGTCAGCGTTGGATCCCCATTGAACATCGAACGACCTGGCCATCTCAGGCTAGACAGAACTCAACAGAACTTGACATACATG GCGTGCATTCAGATGTATTTGCTGATGATGCTTCAAGCTGGGACTCCATGGTTCGAAACTACTGGTCGTTGCTGTCTCCACTTATATTTTCAGATCATCCAAAGAGACCTGGTGATGAGGACCCACAGCCACCATTTAACATGCTAAGGAACGTGTTAGATATGAATGCTCACTTTGGTGGATTTAATGCTGCTTTATTGAAGGCTGGAAAGTCTGTATGGGTGATGAATGTTGTTCCTACGAATGCCCCAAACTATCTACCGCTAATATTTGACCGTGGCTTTATTGGGGTTCAGCATGACTG GTGTGAAGCATTTCCAACTTACCCAAGAACATATGATATGGTGCATGCTGATGGCTTGCTATCACTTGAGAAGAGCCACATGCATAGATGTTCTACTCTTGACATATTCTTGGAAGTTGATCGAATCCTACGACCAGAG GGCTGGGTCATAATCCGTGACACCGCCCCTCGTATTGAAGCTGCAAGATCTGTTGTTGCTCAACTCAGATGGGATGCCCGAATTTTAGATCTTGACATAGCTAGTGATGAAAAGCTACTGGTCTGTCAGAAGCCCTTTCTCAGAAAATAA
- the LOC112878771 gene encoding lysine-specific histone demethylase 1 homolog 1-like, producing the protein MEEGSDAQPPPPPHAEAAEQPPPVPMDQDEGRGAAAEPMEDGETAAADASEAADPMEDGETAGDSTAAAEPMEDDAPTSSPTPSAPSATAAVDDSTIARKRRRRKKQFPGMIPTAGVRVLRGSSSSSAHTAAHLTGVPRRRGRPPTSSSLRLARELDSEALIALAAGFPADSLSEDEIVAAVLPRIGGAEQANYLVVRNHIVALWRSNPLSPVAPNAALASIRAEHALLVAAAHSFLSEHAYINFGLAPAVLSLPPRSPPSFPPPSVLIIGAGLAGLGAARHLIALGFKVAIIEGRLRPGGRVFTKTMRSSAAEYPDTVAAADLGGSVLTGINGNPLGVIARQLGFPLHKVRDKCPLYLPDGRPVDPDMDARVEAAFNQLLDKVCQLRQVIADGVPHGVDLSLGMALEAFRAAHGVAAEHEERMLLDWHLANLEYANAAPLADLSMAFWDQDDPYEMGGDHCFIPGGNSQFVRALADGIPIFYGQNVRRVQYGRDGVMVHTDKQSFRGDMVLCTVPLGVLKKGDIKFVPELPAQKKEAIQRLGFGLLNKVVMLFPYDFWDGRIDTFGHLTEDSCQRGEFFLFYSYSSVSGGPLLIALVAGESAVKFEEASPMENVEKVLETLRKIFSPKGIEIPNPLQAICTRWGTDRFTYGSYSYVAIGASGDDYDILAESVHDRVFFAGEATNRRYPATMHGALLSGYREAANILRAARRRAKKVDSPEKMDINIEVKVDVNGEVKDNVKDSNIRLDDLFRSPDDAFGGFSVLHDPSTSEPDSISLLRVGIGARKLGSGSLFLYGLIMRKNVPVLAAIEGDEQRLSTMYRDFGTKLVGLDSLGDAGESLISRIKAAYRK; encoded by the coding sequence ATGGAGGAAGGCAGCGACGCGCaaccgccgcccccaccccaCGCCGAAGCCGCGGAGCAGCCACCCCCCGTCCCAATGGACCAGGACGAGGGCCGGGGAGCAGCCGCAGAACCCATGGAGGACGGAGAAACCGCCGCCGCAGATGCGTCCGAGGCCGCGGATCCCATGGAGGACGGGGAAACGGCAGGGGACTCCACCGCGGCCGCGGAGCCCATGGAGGACGACGCGCCCACGTCCTCCCCGACCCCGTCGGCGCCGTCCGCCACCGCGGCCGTCGACGACTCCACCATCGCGCGGAAGCGGCGCCGCCGGAAGAAGCAGTTCCCCGGTATGATTCCCACGGCCGGCGTCCGCGTCCTCCGtggatcctcctcctcctccgcccacaCCGCGGCGCATCTGACCGGCGTCCCGCGTCGCCGGGGGCGGCCCCcgacctcctcctccctccgccTCGCCCGGGAGCTCGACTCCGAGGCCCTCATCGCTCTCGCCGCGGGGTTCCCCGCGGACTCCCTCTCCGAGGACGAGATCGTTGCCGCCGTGCTCCCACGCATTGGCGGCGCCGAGCAGGCCAACTACCTCGTCGTTCGCAACCACATCGTCGCGCTCTGGCGCTCTAATCCCCTTTCCCCAGTCGCACCCAACGCGGCGCTTGCTTCCATTCGCGCTGAGCACGCGCTCCTTGTTGCCGCGGCGCATTCCTTCCTGTCCGAGCACGCGTACATCAATTTCGGGCTTGCCCCCGCCGTCCTCTCGCTCCCCCCACGGTCTCCTCCCTCCTTTCCTCCCCCATCTGTCCTCATTATTGGCGCTGGCCTTGCTGGTCTGGGTGCGGCACGCCACCTTATAGCACTAGGCTTCAAGGTGGCCATCATCGAAGGTCGACTCCGACCTGGTGGCCGTGTGTTTACCAAGACAATGCGTTCATCTGCTGCAGAGTATCCTGACACAGTTGCTGCTGCTGACCTTGGAGGCAGCGTGCTCACCGGTATCAATGGGAATCCCCTTGGTGTCATCGCACGGCAGCTTGGATTCCCGCTCCACAAAGTGCGGGACAAATGCCCACTGTATCTTCCAGATGGCCGCCCAGTTGACCCCGACATGGATGCTCGAGTTGAGGCTGCATTTAACCAGCTTCTGGACAAGGTTTGCCAGTTGAGGCAGGTGATTGCAGATGGTGTGCCACATGGTGTTGATTTGTCACTGGGCATGGCACTTGAGGCATTCCGAGCAGCGCATGGTGTTGCAGCTGAGCATGAAGAAAGGATGCTTCTGGACTGGCATCTGGCGAACCTGGAGTATGCTAATGCTGCCCCTCTTGCTGATCTCTCCATGGCCTTCTGGGACCAGGATGATCCATATGAAATGGGCGGAGACCACTGCTTTATTCCTGGTGGAAATTCTCAGTTTGTCCGTGCACTTGCTGATGGCATCCCGATATTCTATGGACAGAATGTGCGAAGGGTACAGTATGGGCGTGATGGTGTGATGGTGCACACTGATAAGCAGTCGTTTCGTGGTGATATGGTTCTCTGTACAGTTCCTCTTGGCGTGCTCAAGAAGGGTGACATCAAGTTTGTGCCTGAGCTACCAGCTCAGAAAAAAGAGGCCATCCAGAGATTGGGTTTTGGTCTGCTTAACAAGGTTGTGATGCTGTTCCCATATGATTTCTGGGATGGTAGGATTGATACATTTGGTCACTTGACAGAAGACTCTTGTCAGCGTGGCGAGTTCTTCCTGTTCTACAGCTATTCTTCTGTCTCAGGAGGGCCATTGCTCATTGCCCTTGTTGCTGGGGAATCTGCAGTCAAGTTTGAGGAGGCTTCACCAATGGAAAATGTTGAGAAGGTGCTGGAAACACTTAGGAAAATCTTTTCTCCCAAGGGGATTGAAATTCCAAACCCATTGCAAGCAATATGCACTCGATGGGGTACCGACAGGTTTACTTATGGATCATACTCATATGTTGCTATTGGCGCCTCTGGTGATGACTATGACATTTTGGCTGAGAGTGTGCATGATAGAGTTTTCTTTGCTGGGGAGGCAACAAATAGGCGGTACCCCGCTACAATGCATGGAGCCCTGCTTAGTGGGTATAGGGAGGCTGCTAACATTTTAAGAGCAGCTAGAAGGAGAGCTAAAAAAGTGGACTCGCCTGAGAAAATGGATATTAATATTGAAGTAAAAGTGGATGTCAACGGTGAAGTCAAAGACAATGTTAAAGATAGCAACATTCGTTTGGATGATCTCTTCCGTTCTCCTGATGATGCATTTGGGGGTTTCTCAGTTCTCCATGATCCATCTACCTCGGAACCCGATTCAATTTCCTTGCTGCGTGTTGGAATTGGTGCTAGAAAGCTAGGTTCTGGTTCACTTTTCCTCTATGGATTGATAATGAGAAAGAATGTACCTGTGCTGGCTGCAATTGAGGGTGATGAACAACGGTTGAGTACAATGTACCGAGATTTTGGGACAAAACTTGTGGGATTGGATAGCTTGGGTGATGCTGGGGAAAGCCTTATCTCTCGGATAAAGGCTGCTTATAGGAAATAA